The Populus trichocarpa isolate Nisqually-1 chromosome 2, P.trichocarpa_v4.1, whole genome shotgun sequence genome has a window encoding:
- the LOC7488616 gene encoding acyl-coenzyme A thioesterase 2, chloroplastic: MEYNSSSPRTIPVVSTFANPFDNDTNSLTGVNGQTRKPIALWPGMYHSPVTNALWETRSKTFERLLDPPKDAPPQSELLTKTPKQSRTSILYSFSADHILREQYRDPWNEVRIGKLLEDLDALAGTISVKHCCDDDNTTRPLLLVTASVDKIVLKKPISVDIDLKIVGSAIWVGRSSIDIQLEVLQSTKETSDTSDSVALTANFIFVARDSKTGKAAPVNRLSPETEQEKLLFEEAEARSKLRKKKKVEEKKEFENGEVNRLEALLAEGRIFCDMPALADRDSILLRDTHLENSLICQPQQRNIHGRIFGGFLMHRAFELAFSTAYAFAGLVPYFLEVDHVDFLRPVDVGDFLRIKSCVLYTEHEDSEKPLINIEVVAHVTRPELRSSEVSNTFYFTFTVRREAKAMNNGFRIRKVVPATEEEARRVLKRMDAESLESNQGKSK, from the exons atggAATACAATTCCTCCTCTCCAAGAACCATCCCTGTAGTCTCCACATTTGCCAACCCCTTCGACAACGACACCAATTCCCTTACTGGTGTCAACGGCCAAACACGGAAGCCCATAGCTTTATGGCCAGGGATGTATCATTCACCAGTAACCAATGCTCTGTGGGAAACAAGGTCCAAGACCTTTGAAAGACTTCTCGACCCTCCTAAAGATGCACCTCCACAGAGTGAATTGTTGACAAAAACTCCAAAACAGAGCCGTACTAGTATCTTGTATAGTTTCTCTGCTGATCATATCCTAAGAGAGCAGTATAGGGATCCTTGGAATGAGGTCAGGATTGGTAAATTGCTTGAGGATCTTGATGCTTTGGCTGGTACCATCTCTGTAAAG CACTGTTGCGATGATGATAACACAACAAGGCCACTGCTGCTGGTCACTGCTTCTGTTGATAAGATTGTCCTAAAGAAGCCAATTAGTGTTGATATCGATCTTAAAATAGTTGGTTCTGCCATATGGGTTGGGCGGTCATCAATTGACATTCAACTGGAGGTCCTTCAGTCTACTAAAG AGACCTCTGACACTTCAGACTCAGTAGCTTTGACAGCCAACTTCATATTTGTAGCCCGTGACTCTAAGACTGGGAAAGCTGCTCCAGTGAATCGGCTGTCACCTGAAACTGAACAAGAAAAGTTACTTTTTGAAGAAGCTGAAGCAAGGAGCAAgctgagaaagaagaagaaggtagaagaaaagaaggaatttGAGAATGGGGAGGTAAATAGACTTGAAGCATTGTTGGCTGAGGGACGAATATTCTGTGACATGCCAGCCTTAGCAGATAGAGACAGCATTCTTCTAAGGGATACACACCTTGAAAACTCTTTGATTTGCCAGCCACAGCAAAGGAACATCCATGGTCGCATCTTTGGAGGTTTCTTGATGCATCGGGCTTTTGAGTTGGCTTTCTCAACTGCTTATGCCTTTGCTGGATTGGTTCCTTACTTTCTTGAAGTTGATCATGTTGATTTCTTAAGACCT GTTGATGTTGGAGACTTCCTGCGTATCAAATCTTGTGTTCTTTACACAGAACATGAAGACTCAGAAAAACCACTGATCAACATTGAAGTTGTTGCCCATGTTACCAGGCCTGAGTTGAGGTCCAGTGAG GTATCCAATACATTTTACTTCACTTTCACTGTGCGTCGAGAGGCAAAGGCCATGAATAATGGATTTAGGATCCGGAAAGTGGTTCCTGCAACTGAGGAAGAAGCACGCCGTGTTTTAAAGCGGATGGATGCGGAGTCCTTGGAATCCAACCAAGGCAAAAGCAAATAG